The following are encoded together in the Strongyloides ratti genome assembly S_ratti_ED321, chromosome : 2 genome:
- a CDS encoding Dolichyl-diphosphooligosaccharide--protein glycosyltransferase subunit DAD1: MVEKNFSELVRLMFQDYPKTTPKKLKIIDAYMVYILLTGIVQFIYCVFLTSYPFNAFLAGFISTVASFVLAASLRSQVDPSNCEEFKNISPERAFADFCLAHVVLHLVVANVLG; this comes from the exons ATggttgaaaaaaatttttctgaACTTGTTCGTTTAATGTTCCAAGATTATCCTAAAACTACACCAAAAAAGCTTAAGATAATTGATGCTTATAtggtttatattttattaacaggAATTgttcaatttatttattgtgtTTTTTTGACATCATATCCTTTTAATGCTTTTTTAGCAGGATTTATTTCAACAGTTGCTTCATTTGTTCTTGCAg caTCTCTCCGTTCTCAGGTTGATCCTTCAAATTGcgaagaatttaaaaatatttcccCAGAAAGAGCTTTTGCAGATTTTTGTCTTGCACATGTAGTTCTTCATCTTGTTGTAGCAAATGTTTTAGGTTAA
- a CDS encoding Ras-related protein Rab-18, with protein sequence MTTNTPRKDSPTNKTAFKFWNSKQGKPEIQLNRSKICILGDSGVGKSSLILRYNGQGFTTKVTNNLGVPFIKSYINILNEKCELLILDPLICKNREEAIINYINFITNIIFVFDLTNRESFKNLNKWYHLVEKRVTTTPRLFVIATKNDDILNRCVTEGEGLEWAKNHEAEYFEVSSYTGSGVIKSINSIAHTIFTNEIESLKSASLSTSLKSQNSDEVGSSYEPLNKKISIKKRETKKKRSLLCCTIS encoded by the exons ATGACGACTAACACACCTCGTAAAGATAGTCCAACTAATAAAACGGCTTTTAAATTTTGGAATTCAAAACAAGGAAAGCCTGAAATTCAGTTAAATAGATCTAAAATTTGTATTCTTGGTGATTCAg gaGTTGGAAAGTCAAGTTTAATATTAAGATATAATGGACAAGGATTTACTACTAAagtaacaaataatttagGTGTACCCTTTATAAAATCatatat aaatattttaaatgaaaagtGTGAATTGTTAATTTTAGATCCTTTGATTTGTAAGAATCGTGAAGAAGccataataaattatattaattttatcacaaatatcatttttgtttttgatcTAACAAATAGagaatcttttaaaaatctcAATAAATGGTATCATTTAGTTGAAAAAAGAGTTACAACAACACCAAGGCTTTTTGTTATTGCAACTAAAAATGATGATATTCTTAATAGGTGTGTTACGGAAGGAGAAGGTTTAGAATGGGCAAAAAATCATGAAGCAGAATATTTTGAAGTTTCTTCTTATACAGGATCAGGAGTTATAAAATCAATTAATTCTATTGCTCATACTATTTTTACTAATGAAATTGAAAGTTTAAAATCTGCTTCTCTTTCTACCAGTCTTAAATCACAAAATTCTGATGAAGTTGGTAGTTCATATGAGcctttgaataaaaaaatatcaatcaaaaaaagggaaacaaagaaaaaaagatcaCTGTTATGTTGTACAATAAGCTGA
- a CDS encoding Epidermal growth factor-like domain and von Willebrand factor, type C domain and EGF-like calcium-binding domain and Green fluorescent protein-like domain-containing protein: MKVFILFLFIFSLVNGKGHYAISKTQGYKMWDVIYRRDVDIQFEVWNDSEMEGTLISIYHQPYDHQELVFDWYLSAISNEMKVRWLVDVKNDSQDDTDVPHIREVKFPTNMVTDDWHKPMLSIRDNKMMVVDDCKIVWAMKDFNLISKKLKGIRIYIGHNIHKSNKFPGKIREFSIDHGTPISLLCPYLDTSLFTKNNDNEDEIHNEEEDNGNDDINDDNKIKLLENEVNHIRYVVKGLVERVKKVELHQRGCSGTGGHVLSFGEKYQDLVNCTECQCSTTGNLQCGPIGCPKLDCKHPTILKDKCCPICGKECWYNGINYHNGEVFWPKSCVKCECEEGKMNCQFKNPTSCPLLSCNEEEQITPPNECCPKCKKENWCEKENYIDIDYPCDQNAICIHEDHGPKCLCKEGFFGNGTKCFDIDECHISERQNNSCNHGTVCINTPGSFKCDCLPGFVRIDDKQCLDTIH; encoded by the exons atgaaagtttttattttatttttatttattttttctctGGTAAATGGAAAGGGACATTATGCAATTTCTAAAACACAG gGATATAAAATGTGGGATGTAATTTATAGAAGGGATGTTGATATACAATTTGAAGTATGGAATGACTCTGAAATGGAAGGAACATTAATTTCTATATACCATCAACCTTATGATCATCAAGAATTAGTTTTTGATTGGTATTTATCTGCAATTTCTAATGAGATGAAAGTTCGATGGTTAGTTGATGTAAAAAATGATAGTCAAGATGACACAGATGTCCCTCATATCAGAGAAGTTAAATTTCCCACTAATATGGTTACTGATGATTGGCATAAACCAATGCTATCAATAAGAGATAACAAAATGATGGTTGTTGATGATTGTAAAATTGTATGGGCAATGaaagattttaatttaataagtaaaaaattaaaaggtATTAGAATTTATATTGGGcataatatacataaaagtaataaatttccCGGTAAAATAAGAGAATTTTCAATTGATCATGGAACAccaatttcattattatgtCCTTATCTTGATACATCTTTGTTTACTAAAAACAATGATAATGAAGATGAAATACACAATGAGGAGGAAGACAATGGCAATGATGACATTaatgatgataataaaataaagttactAGAAAATGAAGTTAATCATATTAGATATGTAGTTAAAGGTTTGGTAGAAAGAGTTAAAAAAGTTGAACTTCATCAAAGAGGATGTTCTGGAACTGGAGGTCATGTACTATCTTTTGGAGAAAAATACCAAGATTTGGTAAATTGTACTGAATGCCAATGTTCAACAACTGGAAATTTACAATGTGGACCTATTGGTTGTCCAAAGTTAGACTGTAAACATCctacaattttaaaagataaatgttGTCCTATTTGTGGAAAAGAATGTTGGTATAATGGTATAAATTACCATAATGGAGAAGTTTTTTGGCCCAAAAGTTGTGTTAAATGTGAATGTGAAGAAGGGAAAATGAATTGTCAATTTaa AAATCCAACATCCTGTCCTTTATTATCTTGTAATGAAGAGGAGCAAATAACTCCACCCAATGAATGTTGTCCtaaatgtaaaaaagaaaattggtgtgaaaaagaaaattatattgatatAGACTATCCATGTGATCAAAATGCTATATGTATTCATGAAGATCATGGACCTAAATGTTTATGTAAAGAGGGATTTTTTGGAAATGGAACAAAATGTTTTGATATTGATGAATGTCATATATCTGAAAGGCAAAATAATTCTTGTAATCATGGTACAGTATGTATTAATACACCAGGTTCATTTAAATGTGATTGTCTTCCTGGTTTTGTTAGAATTGATGACAAACAATGCTTAGACACAATTcactaa
- a CDS encoding Transcription factor, Skn-1-like, DNA-binding domain-containing protein: MLPRSPHDMYDDYLLPDINGHYYSSYHSTAGMDQYMGQQSHDDGSRLYSDFDNIFTSSEYYRYQDHSGGQLNVQIKEEPTDDNPSARHPNYPDSYGPDLRHELLAPDLPTHNNNRMLLEEPDDIKEEVLGQAYSVPSHIPSREKSSIYRSVSSSPDFSGKKKQPRRKNNKDIELARNNNIPATPTQIAEFTYEQLKSFIAKYQFSDEQILLIKAIRRRGRNKKSVALYRQKKGSQIRF; encoded by the exons ATGCTTCCTCGCTCACCTCATGATATGTATGACGACTACCTTCTTCCAGACATTAATGGACACTACTATTCTTCATACCATTCAACTGCAGGAATGGATCAGTATATGGGACAACAGAGTCATGATGATGGTTCAAGACTTTATTCTGactttgataatatttttacttcaTCTGAATACTATCGATACCAGGATCATAGTGGGGGACAATTGAATGTTCAAATTAAAGAGGAACCTACGGATGATAATCCTTCGGCGAGACATCCAAACTATCCTGACAGCTATGGCCCTGATTTACGCCACGAGTTACTTGCTCCGGATCTCCCGACTCACAACAACAACAGAATGTTACTGGAGGAACCTGATGATATAAAAGAAGAAGTTTTAGGACAAGCATATTCTGTACCATCCCATATACCATCACGTGAAAAGTCCTCAATTTACAGAAGTGTCTCGTCATCTCCAGATTTTTCAGGTAAAAAGAAGCAACCTAGAAGGAAAAACAACAAGGATATTGAATTGGCTCGAAATAACAACATTCCAGCAACTCCCACACAAATAGCCGAATTTACCTATGAACAactaaaaagttttattgcTAAATACCAATTTAGTGATGaacaaattttgttaatcAAAGCAATACGAAGAAGAG gtaGAAACAAGAAATCCGTTGCCCTGTATCGTCAAAAAAAAGGATCACAAATAAGATTTTAG